From Nymphaea colorata isolate Beijing-Zhang1983 chromosome 6, ASM883128v2, whole genome shotgun sequence, a single genomic window includes:
- the LOC116256248 gene encoding protein DETOXIFICATION 42-like isoform X3: MESNSNSLYFNDWRLVFRMDELGIEIAQIAFPAALALTADPIASLVDTAFIGQIGPVELAAVGVAIAVFNQASRIAIFPLVSVTTSFVAEEDATCQVPTNELTNLELEKGIRKEEEMKELLPKVDFAEAYKSSCISSIDQKMKDEKRYYPSVSSALVIGGVLGILQATLLIIGAKPILNFMGVNSESPMLSPAQKYMTLRSLGAPAVLLSLASQGVFRGFRDTKTPLYATVVGDAINIILDPILMFIFKLGVTGAAIAHISSQYLIVCILLWKLSTQVQLLPTSIKELGFDRFLKSGFLLLARVIAVTFCVTLSASLAARQGAIPMAAFQICLQVWLATSLLADGLAIAGQAILAGAFAKGEHDKARIIASRVLQLGFVLGLILSIVLGVGLQFTSRLFTEDPRVMQLMHIGIPPHMVLLASGLG, encoded by the exons ATGGAGAGCAACAGCAATAGCCTATACTTCAACGATTGGAG GCTTGTTTTCAGGATGGATGAGCTGGGCATAGAAATTGCACAGATCGCATTTCCTGCAGCACTGGCTTTAACAGCTGATCCAATTGCATCTTTAGTGGATACTGCATTTATTGGGCAAATAG GTCCAGTAGAACTTGCTGCTGTAGGAGTTGCTATTGCAGTGTTTAATCAAGCCTCACGGATTGCAATCTTCCCACTTGTAAGTGTTACCACATCATTTGTGGCAGAAGAAGATGCAACATGCCAAGTACCTACTAATGAATTAACTAACTTGGAGTTGGAAAAGGGaattagaaaagaagaagagatgaaaGAGTTGTTGCCAAAAGTTG ATTTTGCAGAAGCATATAAGTCTTCATGCATTTCAAGCATCGATCAAAAGATGAAGGATGAGAAAAGATACTACCCATCAGTGTCTTCTGCATTAGTAATTGGTGGAGTTCTAGGCATCCTTCAAGCAACTTTACTAATTATTGGTGCAAAACCTATCTTAAACTTCATGGGAGTGAATTCT GAATCTCCCATGTTAAGTCCAGCACAAAAGTACATGACTTTGAGGTCGCTTGGTGCACCTGCAGTTCTTTTGTCCTTAGCTAGCCAAGGGGTATTTCGTGGATTTAGGGACACCAAGACCCCTCTTTACGCAACTg TGGTTGGAGATGCAATAAACATTATTTTAGATCCCATTCTCATGTTCATATTCAAGTTAGGTGTTACTGGTGCTGCAATTGCTCATATTTCTTCTCA GTACTTGATTGTGTGCATATTGTTGTGGAAATTAAGCACACAAGTTCAACTCTTACCAACTAGCATCAAAGAACTAGGATTTGACAGGTTTCTGAAAAGTG GATTTCTGCTACTTGCCCGAGTCATAGCAGTAACATTTTGTGTAACACTATCTGCGTCTTTGGCTGCCCGTCAAGGAGCAATACCAATGGCAGCATTTCAGATCTGCTTGCAAGTATGGTTAGCAACTTCACTTCTTGCTGATGGCTTAGCAATTGCTGGGCAG GCAATACTTGCAGGTGCATTTGCCAAAGGAGAACATGATAAGGCAAGAATAATTGCATCCAGAGTCTTGCAG CTTGGTTTTGTACTTGGATTGATTCTTTCAATAGTTCTTGGAGTTGGCTTGCAGTTCACATCAAGATTGTTCACAGAAGATCCTCGTGTTATGCAGCTTATGCATATCGGAATACCT